From Aegilops tauschii subsp. strangulata cultivar AL8/78 chromosome 5, Aet v6.0, whole genome shotgun sequence:
AACACGATGATGCGCTCCTCGCCGCAGCACGACCACAGGCCGTCGGTGAAGTTGAGCAGCCCCGAGAGGGTCACCTTCCCGCGGTGGTTGTCGGCGCCCATGACGTCGTCGTCCGAGTCGGACGAGTCATCGGAGGCGGCCGCGCGGCGTCTCTTGTGCCGCCTCGTGGAGGCCAGGCCGCGGTCGCCGGTGAGGTGGAGGGAGCAGTCGATGTCCTCGATGACAATGAGCGAGCGATTGGTCGTCTGGATGAGGAGCGCGCGGAGGTCGGCGTTGGTGGTGACGCGGGTGAGCTCGAGGTCGAACACGTCGTACCGGAGGTGGTTCGCCATGGCGGCGATCAGCGAAGACTTGCCCGAGCCAGGCGGGCCGTGGAGGAGGTACCCGCGCTTCCACGGCCTCCCAGTCCGGCGGTAGAACTCCCTCCCGTCGGCGAACGCCGTGAGGTCGGCCAGGAGGCGCGCCTTGAGGTCCGGGTCCAGCGCGAGCGTCTCGAACGTGGACGGGTGGCAGAACGGCACCGACGACCACGACGCCGAGCCGCGCGGAGACGCAGCGTTGGTGTGCAGCCTCCTCGCCCGCGACGAGCGCTCCAGGCTGTCCGCCGCGGCCGCGAGGTGCGCCAGGTACGCCGGGAGCACCGCCGCGGCGTGCCTCTTGGGGAGGCGCAGCGAGAAGGACCGGCGCTCCTCGAGCGAGTCCTGGAGCGTGTCGGCGTGGTGCGTCCACACGGCGCGGTGGCCGTTGAAGGCGTCGGGCACCGAGTGGTTCGGGGACAGCGACACGGACGGCGGCGCTGCGGCCGCGCAGGCATTGCCGTAGACGGAGCGCGGCAGCGAGAGCGTGAGGCGGGGAGGCGAAGGGGAGGAGAGGAGCAGGGAGCGGTGAAGGTAGAGCTGGACGTGGCGGTAGAGCGCATTGGGCTCGACGGCGGCGGAGCCGAGGAACTCCGGCACGTCGAAGTAGGAGTAGGGCGTGAGCGAGTCCTGGAGCGACTGCCAGAGCGAGTGGAGGAGGGAGAGGAGCTGCGtggggaggacgttctgcaggaTGGTGAGGAGGCCCAGGAGCGACCACATCTGCGACAAGAACTCCATTACTGTGGGAATGGAGCTTTCAAGCTCAgctttgctgctgctgctctgctcaCTTGCTTGATGCTGCCACCTTGGGCTTTGGGATAACAGCGTAGTGTCACTGGGGTTTTGGATTATCTTGCAGTTGTATGAAGCCAGGTGAAGGAGCGTCAGTTATAAAGAGAGGGGGGAGGGTCAGAGGAGGAGGATGGAAAGGATCAAAAGGTGTGCACTGTTACAAAAACTTTTTTTTAGCCCTGAATGACAGCATGTATGCATGCACCAAAAGGTAGATAGGATGGGGTAAGAAAACTATTTGAATCATAACACTTGTCACTAAAATTGTGTTGAAATGTGCTTTATAAAGGTCTTTTTAAGGCAGTCTAATTAAACTTTAGCTATATGTAGGTCACCTGATTATTAAATATGGATAAGTCAATTTTCAGATCGTCGAGTTTTTTTTTCCAAGATTTGTGctactttttttttcttttgttgtttCATGGCTTCTTAGGCTAATTTTGATTTGCTCCTGTTTGGAGTAAGTCAATTATTTCGTAGGTTGGATTTTGACTTCCCACTGTTTGGGGTAAATTGACTTTTTCTTAGGCTAAATTTTTGACTTGCCCTTGTTTGTGGTAAGTCGATTTTTCTATTGGGCTTGAAGCCCGTTACACATTGCATGTTTTTTTGTTTGTATGTGTTTTTGTCTATGCTTTTCTTTATATATTTTACATTTTTTATTACTTGGGTATTTCTTGCATCACTTTAGCTATATGTAAATCACCTAAAATTGTTTTTCGCCCAATTGCTTTTTTGGCCGTCGACTTTTGCTTTAAGATTCGTGCTCCTTTTTCTGCTCTCTCTCTGAGTTATTTTAGGCTGTTTTTTTTCGATTGGCCATATATTTGGGTCGGTCAGTTCCTTAACGGGTTGATGCCATTCCCTGTGCGACCAAGCCTTCCCCTCCATCCCTTTTGTTCTTTTCTGTTTCTTTGTTTTcatttgttttttgcttttttcttctttattagacaattttttttcttttcttttgtggTAGTTTTGGTTGTTGGTCGTGGCTCCTGCATGCATGGATAGTAGTAGCTCATTTGAGCGCTCGATCATAGGATGGGATAGTGCACATATTCCACATTTTTCATGCCATAGCTACCAGTTTTCTAAAACCTGCCATGCAACTATcacaaaaaattcaaaaatttgCCATGATTCACTTAACTACCTTTTCAATAATTTGCTATCAACTAGAAAAAAATCCAAAGCATTTCCTTCACTGCCATGTCACTTTTTTTAACCTTTTTCTCCTAATTTTTTGCCATCATCCCTAGAACAATTTTTCCTTTTAgcatgacaacatacatcatttTAATTTTTATATTGTCATGTCCCTTTGTACTTTGTTTTCCTAATTTACCATGAACCAGAGAACACTTTTTTCCAAAGCAAGTTATGCATTTGCCTTGACCCATAGATCAAATTTCTATAAAAATTGCCATACCACTTGTACCTTCGTTCTCCTAAGTTTCCCCTGCTTGGAAAATCTAGGTTCACAAGCCTGGAAAACTGTACGGTAAGCAGGGTCACAAACAATGCATTTTGTGCCAAAGGAATACACCAGTTTTTCCATTTCTTTGTTCTATAATTTTGAATGCCTCATTTTTGCCATGTGAAATCTTTTACAGGGAAAATCTCCCCCTTATCTAAATGGCAATCATTTTTTTTGGTATATAGCAAATTGCATGTTTTTGCCAtggaaaaataatttcacacACCACGGCAAATTAACTTTCTTATCCCCTAACAAATAGTTCACACACACCATGGCAAAATCAATTTTCTGTTTAAGGCACTTTTATGTAGTTTGGGGTCATGTCAAATTAGTTGTACACATGTTGGCAATTATTTTATACATACCATAAGGGAAAATCCCACTTTTTTGTACACCCCCTGACAAATTAAACTTATTCGCCATGTCAATTACTTCATTACATGGTAAATTCTTGTTTTTAATTCTTTTTAGGTACCTTTTCTTCTATAGTTAATTTGTATCCACAGCAAAAAAATTGTATACAAGCTGGCAAGCATTTTGTACATACATACATACCCCTCGCAAATTACTTTTGCATGTAATATTGCATATTGTTTTTGCCATGGCAATTAATTGCACATACCGTAGAAAATTAATTCTATATACCatggaaaaaaaattcttacAAACCATGCCAAATCCATTTCATATGGAAAATTTAGGATATTTTTATTCCATCATACTTGAAAATTTTGTTTCAAAATCTTTATTGGTCTTTTTTTAGGGGTCAGTAGTGCCATTTTTCAGCATGTTTCTAATTTTAAGAACTCACTAGTTTTAGGCATGTCAATTTTCTTATCTAGAtcatggtaattttattttcaaCGTAATGACAAATTTATTAATTTTTGTGCACTTTTCATTTATTAAGTTCCAGGTCCTGTCACACATTAACACTTTGTATAATGTTCTTTGGCACCTTCTTGTTTATAGAGCATGACAATTATATTTTTAGAAGCATGGAAATTTTTATATCTAGATCATCGTAATTTGTTTTTATTAATTTTATTATTTCGATCATGGCTATTTTCTATGTGTATTTTTTATGAGAAAGAAAATATAGAATGTCAATTTTATTATAAATCATGCAAATTTTATTATGTAGATCATGGTAGCTTAATTTTAAACGGCATGACAAATTCATTATTTTGATCATGGTAATTTTTTGCGTCTAACTTTATGTTATGAAAGAAATATACATCATAGCCATTTTTAAGAGCATGAAAATTTTATGTTTAAAGGCATGGAAACTTTTGTTTTCATACTATCATGGCAATTAAAAAAAAGATAATTATGGTGGCACCATTAACACTATTCCCTCTGTTCcataatttgaactaaaaccacgacaataATTGTGGGAAGAGGGAATATATATTTTGTTCACCAGATAAAACAAATTATTATAACATGGCGAATTAGTTATTTGTAGATCTATGGTCCAAATTTGGAAAATCCATTGTACTTAATCAATTCTCAGTCTACTAAGGCGTAGACTCTTTTGATAAACTTTATGGTGGTTCATTTACTTTGACACATCTTGTTAATTCAGGCCTGTGGCAACAATTCCTTGTCCTGTGATCTCTTAACAAATAACAGAGTGATACGAACTGCGGGAAAATCAGAGCCGTACCGTACCAAGAGTCACCAGACTAGCCAGCCAAGAATTCCACAGCCCAAACTCCAAAACGGTAGCTCGAAGGCTCGATTCGCATAATGTACACGCGACGATCTTCTCTGGTTAAACAAGAATGGAAGAATATTTCGGCCGTGGGTCGCCTGCAGGGTGGAAGGAGAGAAAGGAGCATGCAAAAGAGCTTTAGAAAGCGTCGGGAAGAGGCCGGGGTAAGGTGCAGCTCCTCTTTCCCACACGTTCTTTTGCTCCTTTGTCATCTTTAGGGAGAAGGGTGGTGGCGGGCGTCTCGGGAACCGGGATGGACGGCGTGGTGGCGCTGCCGGCCGGCCCAGCCAGCCAGCTAGCCGTGCTGCTCAGAAAAAGGTGGGGCGCACGGTGGTCGTCCCCGGCCGGCCGGGACGAGATCTCCTACCGCATAGAACGTTCTCTTCCACCGCTGACACCGCACCATTCCCTGTTCCCGGCCAGCGACCCAGCGCCACTGGTAGATAGTCTGGTACTGGCTACCCTGGTGTCTAGCTGAACAGGACGACTGGATGAGGTTATATTATCGTTACTATAAAGTTAAGTCatttattttggaatggagggagtaatactAAGTGCACGCATGATTTGTACGTACGAAATTTAAGTGCACTAAGCGAGGCACTGGATGCAGTGTGCATGTATACCATGCATGGCACCATGTCCACAGCCCACAGAACTGTGGAGATAATCACTAGCTGCAATGCACTTTGTACGTGTGGATGTCACATGGGAATCAACCTCACACGAAGCGTCCGTCCGTTTCGAAAAAACGACGATCTCACACGGAGGGGGAATCATTGGATTCTCCCGTCGGGACGAAAGACAAAAGGCCAGGTTTGTTATTAGGCGCTCATCATCGTATTCCCTCCCTCTCTTTAGCCAAAGCAGCCACGGCAGATTAGTTTAGGCTTGCCAAAGCCTGGGGATTAAAGGCCCTAACTGTCTTTTGCAGCTGATTTTGCAGCTGAGCTGAGGTGAGCTGACGGAGGGGGTGCTCGGACGGAGGCGGACGCCTTTTGTGTGTCGGGGGAGGGAGGGAATATATGCCAAAATGAAAACCCATCATTGCGGGGCGGGCCTTTCCCGCGCATGCGAGTGCGTGCGGCCTGCCTTTTTCTCTCTTTCGCAACATGGGCCGAAATTCGCAGGAGCTTGCTTGACATGCCATGTCGATGGAAAATGAGCTTTAGCGATGTTATCTCCACGCTGAAAAAAAAAGTTACGTTATATCTCATGATCATCTGTCTACATTATCTTATTTTCAAGTCACTGTGTTTTTTTTTTGAGTTTTTTGGTTGAGATGCATTACAATAATCTGTTGCTGATTGTTTCTGAGATAGCTAACCGCTCGTTCCAAGCGTTTATTTAGTTGAAGCCACTATGTTTCAGACATGATTTTTTGGCGACAGATTTCTGACAAGATTTACATGACTTCATCCTATGAGCCAATGATTGGTGAATCGATGATCTTACCATCAGAAGATGTTTTTGCGCGTGCGTCTAAACACTACCCCCTACTCTAGTTTTCTTTTTTGTGTTTTGCTTTTCATCCTGTTTTTCCTTAGTTAACCGGGTAACTCTCTTCTTGTATGAAATGACAGAGTTCCTGCCCTTGGCTCGGCAAGTTCCTCAAAAAAAGGGGGAATACTTCAAAACCACCAAAACAAACGTTAGGACAGCACGGATTTAGCACATCTAGGTTCGGGGCTCACGAAGGATAATAACCATTGTTATTCCGCAAAAAGAAAATGACCATAATTTTGTGTGCTCTACTGCTCGTGTGTTGATCTCAAGGCAGATTACTATAAAAAGATTTACAATTAGCCAATAGTTGAAGCTGTGACTTCCCATCTAGGCCTTGTTTGATTACACCCCCTCCCAAGTGGATTAAAGAGGACTGGAGGGGATTTTGGCTTGCAGAGGATTTAATCCCCCTCAATCCCTGCCAATTCCCATCAATTACCTGTCAACCGAACATGCCCCTAATGTTCTTGGAACTACTAGGTTTGTGTTGCTCTCATTGGTCCAATTGATCTCAATTAATTCCTCGTCATCTTAGGCATGGCCCTTCGACTTCTTATGTAGTTGGTCGGCGATATATCAGGCACATATTCCTCTTGGAGACAACGTCGTTAGGCTTAGGGATAAATTTCCCTAGTTTGGGGGATTTCTCACTACTTGTGAGTATTTTCCATATTTTCTCAGATTCCTGTTCaaatacagccagctgctctgaGTATTTAGAAGGCGCATATTGTGTAAGGATATGTCCATCTAGCATCTATACAGTAATTTTACACTACTCGCCGtcccaatttttttaaaaatgtgGTTATAAAGGTATACTATCAAGTTACTCCAGTGTGGTAAAATGTACACTACCACGCACTCATGTTTCAGATCAACCGTGTCTGTTTTGTTTAGAAGTGATAGGGCTCTAGTCGTGTAGCTAGAATACAAGCCGTAGGGCACCTTTGTTTTTGTCTAACAACTTTTGTGCCATCTTTGTTTGAGGAAACACATGGTACTTTACTTGAAAGGAATTTTCCTGCGTGCATTCGGTTCGGCATCTACGTCTGGTATTCTCTACGTACACACATATGGCCGAGGATCAGATTTCGAGTCCCCCAAAAACCTTGCTTTTCTGAGCGTGCAGACTTTCTTCTTTACTTGGGGACCCTTTTGAATTGCCTCTTTTGTGCAAACTTTTCCTTTCCTTTATTTGAAGCGAATTATGGCGACTTTAGCCGAATATGATTTCTCATGACGAGTTGATAGTTCACTCTCTCTTTTTTTCACCAGAATATGTTTAATTCGTGAGACATGTGGTAAGCATTGCAAACAATTTGAAAATTAGAATATGTTTAATTCATCTGTATAAAGATGCCAAAGCTGCGTGTATGCAACAAATAGCAGAGCCAGTAACCGCCTACTCCGTACTATTCTCGCTCTCTTAAGGCTGAATCAGCAAAGGCTTTCACTCCGCAAAAAAAGGGCTTTCACGAAAAAAAAATCATGTCCCCAATCCTATCGGTTAGAGGCAGGGCGCCCTATATCCCGCTTATAGCGAGATGTAGGGCAGCCGCGCCTAAAGGGAGCGTTGTCATGGGCCGGCCTTTGCCTTTGAAAAataatattaatcaagcatttgaaaaatatataatgtgtatagaaaaatgtttACAAAAATAAAAAATGTGTATTAATTTTTTTATTATGTATTTCATAAAAGGGCCATTTGCATTTCTGTTCCTAACTCGAACCACCTAATCAGATATACCCCTAATTTGAAAGCCTGCTAAAAAATGCCCTTCCGCCGTCATGTGCCCTTATAGAAATGCCCCTCCGAGCCGTTTCCGTCCAGTCAAGGCTGTTTGACCGCTAACGTGCCGTTTCTTTGACATTTTTGCCCCTCCTTCCTTTCATATAAAAAAAATCCTCCCTCTCTCATTACCTCTCACTCTCACTCTgcctgacatgtgggccacagGACCCACTGTCAGGGGTCAACGCCGGTCCTTGCGTGCCCGTGCGTGAGAGGCTGAGCTCGCCGTAGGGGGCGGATGGCCGCGGGAGGAGAGCGCGACGCACGCTGTGTAGCCGCGTGAGGCACGGCAGGCATGCTGTTCGCGGGAAGAGGCCGCACGGCCGAGCTAGCCGAGGTCGGTCATGGCG
This genomic window contains:
- the LOC109773882 gene encoding AAA-ATPase At4g25835-like; translation: MEFLSQMWSLLGLLTILQNVLPTQLLSLLHSLWQSLQDSLTPYSYFDVPEFLGSAAVEPNALYRHVQLYLHRSLLLSSPSPPRLTLSLPRSVYGNACAAAAPPSVSLSPNHSVPDAFNGHRAVWTHHADTLQDSLEERRSFSLRLPKRHAAAVLPAYLAHLAAAADSLERSSRARRLHTNAASPRGSASWSSVPFCHPSTFETLALDPDLKARLLADLTAFADGREFYRRTGRPWKRGYLLHGPPGSGKSSLIAAMANHLRYDVFDLELTRVTTNADLRALLIQTTNRSLIVIEDIDCSLHLTGDRGLASTRRHKRRRAAASDDSSDSDDDVMGADNHRGKVTLSGLLNFTDGLWSCCGEERIIVFTTNHVDGIDPALLRPGRMDVHVRLGPCGAHAMRELVERYVGAGVGDQDMLDAAEGCIRDGAEMTPAEVGEVLLRNRDEPETAVTELAAELKARVNAADDLQWEDSAAELSDESPTKKGRKGFGGWEGKVRILGRLRSLTKSDSGRRGV